From one Dermacentor variabilis isolate Ectoservices chromosome 3, ASM5094787v1, whole genome shotgun sequence genomic stretch:
- the LOC142576107 gene encoding uncharacterized protein LOC142576107 encodes MIRACIVLALATSAIAGHVGGYGLGYGLGASYGLGASYGLGAGYGLGYGVSSYGLSHGVGYSGLGLGYTYAPAASYAVAAPAVSRTVSTYHAAPAVTTVAHAAPVATYAAAPAVTRVATVAHAAPVATYAAAPAVATYAAAPAVTRVATYQAAPVATYHAAPVATYAAAPAVTRVATYQAAPVATYAAAPAVTRVDTVHHAAPVATYAAAPAVATVAHAPVATYATAVHAAPAVATYAAAPAVATYAAAPAVTRVDTVHHAAPVATYAAAPAVATVAHAPVATYATAVHAAPAVATTTVAHATPVVGAYQAAPVYGYGVGNLGYGVGSYGYGHGLLGYGLNYGYGLGSPFDYTTLLRKKK; translated from the exons ATG ATCCGTGCCTGCATTGTTCTGGCTCTCGCCACCAGCGCTATCGCTGGCCACGTCGGTGGCTACGGCCTCGGCTACGGCCTCGGCGCTAGCTATGGCCTCGGCGCTAGCTATGGCCTCGGTGCTGGCTACGGCCTCGGCTACGGCGTGAGCTCCTACGGTCTTTCCCACGGCGTTGGCTACTCCGGTCTCGGTCTGGGCTACACCTACGCCCCAGCTGCCAGCTACGCCGTCGCTGCTCCAGCTGTCTCCCGTACCGTTTCCACCTACCACGCCGCCCCAGCCGTAACTACCGTCGCTCACGCTGCCCCAGTCGCTACCTACGCCGCTGCTCCAGCCGTGACCCGCGTGGCTACTGTTGCCCACGCCGCTCCAGTTGCCACCTACGCCGCTGCCCCAGCTGTGGCCACTTACGCCGCTGCTCCAGCAGTGACCCGCGTTGCCACCTACCAAGCTGCTCCTGTTGCCACCTACCACGCTGCTCCCGTCGCCACCTACGCTGCTGCTCCAGCCGTCACCCGCGTTGCCACCTACCAAGCTGCTCCAGTTGCCACCTACGCTGCTGCTCCAGCCGTGACCCGCGTCGACACTGTTCACCACGCCGCTCCAGTTGCTACCTACGCCGCTGCTCCAGCTGTAGCCACCGTGGCTCACGCCCCAGTTGCCACCTACGCCACTGCCGTCCATGCCGCCCCAGCTGTCGCCACCTACGCCGCTGCCCCAGCTGTCGCCACCTACGCTGCTGCTCCAGCCGTTACCCGCGTCGACACTGTTCACCACGCCGCTCCAGTTGCCACCTAcgccgctgctccagctgtcGCCACCGTGGCTCACGCCCCAGTTGCCACCTACGCCACTGCCGTCCATGCCGCCCCAGctgtcgccaccaccaccgtcgcCCACGCTACCCCAGTGGTCGGTGCCTACCAGGCAGCTCCAGTATACGGCTACGGTGTTGGAAACCTCGGCTACGGTGTTGGCAGCTACGGTTATGGCCACGGCCTCCTCGGCTACGGCCTGAACTACGGCTACGGTCTTGGATCTCCCTTCGACTACACCACCCTTCTCCGAAAGAAGAAGT aa